Proteins from one Vanrija pseudolonga chromosome 8, complete sequence genomic window:
- the SR4_1 gene encoding Spherulin-4, which translates to MPPPPIVIVPLYIYPLPGSWDPLVLAAKAHPSVQFIAIVNPSSGPGPDPLPDTSCQAAITSLLAVTNISVVGYVHCSYCARDSAAVKADIDRYAGWETASKGLLRVQGIFIDEAPWNPDLRGHLAAYAHCIRSARLRRAVTATAPPTLEAAAPPRKGPLVIYNPGTVVARGYVEDADLVVVFEQSAVQVAEWFLHHGVAEIPASLRHKCVAIVHSVSGGAGGAVGILEQVRHLRLGGVYVTHQLGGGYNEWPEAWDELAGAVV; encoded by the coding sequence ATGCCCCCTCCCCCGATCGTGATCGTGCCGCTCTACATCTACCCGCTCCCTGGGTCGTGGGACCCGCTGGTCCTCGCCGCTAAAGCCCACCCCAGCGTGCAGTTCATTGCCATCGTCAACCCCTCCAGCGGGCCAGGGCCCGACCCCCTCCCCGACACGAGCTGCCAGGCGGCCATtacctcgctcctcgccgtcaccaaCATCTCGGTGGTCGGCTACGTGCACTGCTCGTACTGTGCGCGCGATTCAGCGGCAGTCAAGGCCGACATCGACCGCTATGCCGGGTGGGAGACTGCATCCAAGGGCTTGCTCCGTGTCCAGGGCATCTTCATCGACGAGGCTCCCTGGAACCCAGATCTCCGGGGACACTTGGCAGCGTATGCACACTGCATCCGATCGGCGCGGCTCCGGCGCGCAGTGACCGCGACAGCGCCGCCTACCCTAGAAGCTGCGGCGCCACCCCGCAAAGGCCCTCTTGTGATCTACAACCCTGGGACGGTCGTTGCGCGGGGgtacgtcgaggacgccgacctcgtcgtcgtgtttgAGCAGTCGGCAGTCCAGGTTGCCGAGTGGTTCCTGCATCACGGTGTCGCGGAGATCCCCGCCTCCTTGCGCCACAAGTGCGTCGCCATTGTGCACTcggtcagcggcggcgctgggggcgCCGTCGGGATCCTCGAGCAAGTTCGGCATCTCCGTCTCGGCGGTGTCTATGTCACGCAtcagcttggcggcggctaCAACGAGTGGCCGGAGGCGTGGGACGAATTGGCAGGTGCCGTTGTGTGA
- the GALE_0 gene encoding UDP-glucose 4-epimerase produces MTASTTSDSHLLTPVDSVTVNPFLYRVDDDVTFLELDAYLWCKANDRKVPSLRFENLDYRSQDLAALLDEYAISGSSALRSRISGVIHFAAFKSVSESISQPIDYYRNNVCGLVDLVALLNTYGIHKFVFSSSATVYGTKADLGQPLSEYDVVHHPESFLDRQGDVSHATPGVTGLTSPYGRTKYFGKAILADVAYSAPSKWSIVALPYFNPIGCDASGLLGEDPRGVPTNLFPVITNVLTGRRDHLDVCGSDWDTRDGTAIRDFIHVSDLARGHIAALDTNISAPFRTFNLGTGNGTTVAEAIHALEQASGRKVPSPLAPRRPGDVGSCVA; encoded by the exons ATGACTGCCTCTACCACCTCAGACTCGcacctcctcacccccgTTGACTCTGTCACGGTCAACCCATTTCTCTatcgcgtcgacgacgacgttaccttcctcgagctcgacgcctacc TCTGGTGCAAGGCCAACGACAGGAAGGTGCCCAGCCTCCGCTTCGAAAACCTCGATTACCGCAGTCaagacctcgccgccctgctcgacgagtATGCCATTAGTGGCAGTTCCGCCCTCCGCTCGCGCATCTCCGGTGTGATCCACTTTGCCGCCTTCAAGTCTGTCTCCGAGTCCATCTCGCAGCCCATCGACTACTACCGCAACAATGTCTgcggcctcgtcgatctcgtcgcACTCCTCAACACGTACGGTATCCACAAGTTTgtcttctcctcctcggccaccgTGTACGGGACTAAAGCGGACCTCGGCCAGCCACTGAGCGAGTACGACGTCGTCCACCACCCCGAGTCATTCCTCGACCGCCAAGGTGACGTCTCGCACGCCACACCAGGTGTCACGGGGCTCACTTCCCCCTACGGTCGAACAAAGTACTTTGGCAAGGCTAttctcgccgacgtcgcatACTCTGCTCCCTCCAAGTGGAGCATTGTGGCTCTGCCATACTTCAACCCGATCGGGTGCGACGCCTCGGGCCTGCTGGGCGAAGACCCGCGTGGCGTCCCCACCAACCTCTTCCCCGTCATCACAAACGTACTCACCGGCCGCCGtgaccacctcgacgtctGCGGCAGCGACTGGGACACGCGCGACGGTACGGCAATACGCGACTTCATACATGTCTCCGATCTCGCCCGCGGCCACATTGCCGCTCTCGATACCAACATCAGCGCGCCCTTCCGCACGTTCAATCTCGGGACGGGCAATGGCAcgaccgtcgccgaggcgattCATGCACTGGAGCAAGCCTCGGGACGCAAGGTCCCTTCGCCCctcgcgccccgccgccccggcgaCGTCGGCTCTTGTGTCGCCTGA